In Erigeron canadensis isolate Cc75 chromosome 1, C_canadensis_v1, whole genome shotgun sequence, a single window of DNA contains:
- the LOC122584846 gene encoding uncharacterized protein At5g64816: protein MVDWWISLVGAAVPALVAGQALRMKNRRAEEQRLKSARGREKSSDDIFVCERVCTSKRMLKKVGAFSKDPTLDTCVTVCGVSELDACADACARTVCVNQHQVPNWNDICLKRCQSECLKLSNSSALSS from the coding sequence ATGGTGGACTGGTGGATATCGCTGGTCGGGGCAGCGGTTCCGGCATTGGTGGCAGGTCAAGCTTTAAGAATGAAAAACAGGAGAGCAGAAGAACAGAGATTGAAGAGTGCTAGAGGTCGTGAGAAAAGCTCGGACGATATATTCGTTTGTGAGAGGGTCTGCACATCCAAAAGAATGTTAAAGAAAGTTGGTGCCTTTTCTAAAGACCCGACTCTCGACACCTGTGTCACGGTTTGTGGTGTTTCAGAACTTGATGCTTGTGCAGATGCATGTGCCCGAACTGTTTGTGTGAACCAGCATCAAGTGCCAAACTGGAATGATATTTGCTTGAAGAGATGCCAAAGTGAGTGCCTAAAGCTCTCAAACTCTTCAGCTTTGTCTTCATAA
- the LOC122593192 gene encoding uncharacterized protein LOC122593192: MKGTINQSKSLVSETFLKSLILLSIFCLILLSLQFSSPSPRCHPRNDLKIRSGYTSYDTYIHHQLQKTTNPKLRKIWTSRDWDRKILVFTHFFNHLKQEKLLINSSKCLCVGARVGQEVEALKRVGVNDSIGLDLVPYPPNVIKGDFHHQPFDDNTFDYEFSNVFDHALYPDKFVKEIQRTLKPGGICVLHVALSRRSDKYSANDLYSIEPLKQLFNGSDLVRSRKVDGFGLDTEVVFRKRQKGHLQH; this comes from the coding sequence ATGAAGGGAACAATAAACCAATCAAAATCATTAGTATCAGAAACTTTCCTTAAATCTTTAATTCTCCTCTCCATCTTCTGTCTCATCCTTCTCTCTTTACAATTTTCTTCTCCTTCTCCCCGTTGCCATCCTAGAAACGACCTCAAGATCCGATCCGGATACACCTCCTACGACACCTACATTCATCACCAACTTCAAAAAACAACCAACCCAAAGCTCCGAAAAATATGGACCTCAAGAGACTGGGACAGAAAGATTCTAGTTTTCACACATTTCTTTAACcatttaaaacaagaaaaactaCTTATAAATTCATCAAAGTGTCTTTGTGTTGGAGCTCGGGTCGGGCAAGAAGTTGAGGCATTAAAACGGGTTGGAGTTAACGATTCAATCGGGTTGGATTTGGTTCCATACCCGCCTAATGTGATCAAAGGTGACTTTCATCATCAGCCATTTGATGACAACACTTTTGACTATGAATTCTCAAATGTGTTTGATCATGCACTTTACCCGGATAAATTTGTGAAAGAGATCCAACGGACTTTAAAGCCCGGTGGGATTTGTGTGCTACACGTGGCACTTTCGAGACGGTCGGATAAGTATTCAGCTAATGATTTGTATAGCATTGAACCGTTGAAGCAGTTGTTTAATGGTTCGGATCTGGTTCGGTCCAGAAAAGTTGATGGGTTTGGGTTGGATACTGAGgtggtttttagaaaacgacAAAAGGGTCATCTACAACATTga